A stretch of Arachis hypogaea cultivar Tifrunner chromosome 15, arahy.Tifrunner.gnm2.J5K5, whole genome shotgun sequence DNA encodes these proteins:
- the LOC140179249 gene encoding uncharacterized protein, protein MCDASNFAVGAVLAQREGKNSYVMSYASKTLDGAQSNYTTTEKELLAIVFTLDKFRAYLLGSKTNGQAKVSNLEIKRILERIVKPNRKDWSAKLTDALWAYRTAYKTPIGMSPFQLVYGKACHIPVEIDYKAYWAVKECNPSLGGAGVERKLQLVELECLRLEAYENSRLYKEKMKAVHDKKIRRREFRAGDLVLLYNSGLRFLPRKLRSKLEGPYRMEKAEPFGVYHLRHPSSPDIFNVNGHRLRLYHGEQMKSNKEIEVFLLEDAPLGKEQ, encoded by the exons atgtgtgatgcttcaaatTTTGCCGTGGGAGCCgtgttagcacaacgcgagggtaagaatTCATATGTCATGTCCTATGCATCAAAAACACTAGATGGAGCCCAATCTAACTACACTACCACCGAAAAAGAACTATTGGCAATAGTTTTTACCTTGGACAAGTTTCGAGCATATCTACTTGGttctaag ACAAACGGCCAAGCAAAGGTTTCCAATCTAGAGATTAAACGCATATTGGAGAGGATTGTGAAGCCCAATAGAAAAGATTGGAGTGCCAAGCTTaccgatgcactatgggcataccgAACGGCATACAAGACACcgattggcatgagcccctttcagttggtctatggcaaagcttgCCACATACCGGTGGAGATAGATTACAAGGCATATTGGGCCGTCAAGGAATGCAATCCAAGTTTGGGTGGGGCCGGAGTTGAGAGAAAGCTTCAACTAGTGGAATTAGAGTGTTTGAGGTTGGAAGCCTATGAGAACTCGAGACTTTACAAGGAAAAAATGAAAGCCGTGCACgacaagaaaataagaagaagagaatttagaGCCGGCGatctagtcctcctttacaactccggATTGAGATTCTTGCCCagaaaactaagatcaaaattGGAAGGCCCATATCGAATGGAGAAAGCGGAACCCTTTGGGGTCTACCATTTGCGCCATCCCTCAAGTCCGGATATCTTCAATGTCAATGGGCACCGTCTCAggttgtatcatggtgagcaaatgAAGAGCAATAAGGAGATTGAGGTATTCCTCTTGGAAGATGCACCTCTTGGCAAGGAGCAATGA